In Triticum aestivum cultivar Chinese Spring chromosome 5B, IWGSC CS RefSeq v2.1, whole genome shotgun sequence, the following proteins share a genomic window:
- the LOC123116314 gene encoding E3 ubiquitin-protein ligase ATL6 — protein sequence MGPARCASGRLLLLFLIMLAVADFGAAQQNQNPPPPGGPYYTTNFSPSMAIVIVVLIAAFFFLGFFSVYIRHCYGDSPYSATTLPVGAAAARSRRQQRGLDPAVLETFPTMAYADVKEHKAVKGALECAVCISEFDDDETLRLLPKCSHVFHPDCIDTWLASHVTCPVCRANLVPDADTGAPAAGDQPAELSSVHPAPQPQELPASETEAAHAVVIDVEESEDERIIREETDELTRIGSLKRALRSKSSRGPARFPRSHSTGHSLATRASTGASAGAERFTLRLPESVLREVVAAGKLRRTKSLVAFTAGRQGSMRRALRLGAGGGDGSSRGGRSVRLGQSGRWPSFLSRTFSAAWGSRSTRRAESDGSSKGGKPAGAGGKSVECNDQACAAGQRV from the coding sequence ATGGGGCCGGCACGCTGCGCCAGTGGCCGCCTCCTGCTCCTCTTCCTGATCATGCTCGCCGTGGCAGACTTCGGGGCGGCGCAGCAGAACCAGAACCCGCCTCCGCCGGGCGGGCCGTACTACACGACCAACTTCAGCCCGTCCATGGCCATCgtcatcgtcgtcctcatcgccgccttcttcttcctcggcttcTTCTCCGTCTACATCCGCCACTGCTACGGCGACAGCCCCTACTCGGCCACCACGCTCCCCGTCGGCGCCGCGGCCGCACGCTCGCGGCGGCAGCAGCGCGGGCTCGACCCGGCCGTCCTCGAGACCTTCCCCACCATGGCGTACGCCGACGTCAAGGAGCACAAGGCTGTCAAGGGCGCGCTCGAGTGCGCCGTGTGCATCAGCGAGTTCGACGACGACGAGACGCTCCGCCTGCTGCCCAAGTGCTCCCACGTCTTCCACCCGGACTGCATCGACACCTGGCTCGCGTCCCACGTGACGTGCCCGGTCTGCCGCGCCAACCTCGTCCCCGATGCCGACACCGGCGCTCCGGCCGCCGGCGATCAGCCGGCCGAGCTGTCGAGCGTCCATCCCGCCCCCCAGCCGCAGGAATTACCAGCGTCTGAGACGGAGGCGGCGCACGCCGTCGTCATCGACgtggaggagagcgaggacgagaGGATCATACGGGAGGAGACGGACGAGCTGACGCGCATCGGCAGCCTGAAGCGCGCGCTGCGGTCCAAGTCCAGCCGCGGGCCCGCGCGCTTCCCGCGCTCGCACTCGACAGGCCACTCGCTCGCCACGCGAGCCAGCACGGGCGCCAGCGCCGGCGCCGAGAGGTTCACGCTGCGGCTGCCGGAGAGCGTGCTCCGGGAGGTCGTCGCGGCCGGCAAGCTCCGGCGGACGAAGAGCCTCGTCGCGTTCACCGCCGGCCGCCAGGGCAGCATGCGCCGCGCCCTCCGACtaggcgccggcggcggcgacggcagcagcCGCGGCGGGAGGAGCGTGCGGCTGGGCCAGTCCGGGCGGTGGCCGTCGTTCCTGTCGCGGACCTTCTCCGCGGCGTGGGGGTCGAGGTCGACACGGAGGGCCGAGTCGGACGGGTCGAGCAAGGGCGGGAAGCCGGCCGGCGCCGGCGGCAAGTCAGTGGAGTGCAACGACCAGGCGTGCGCGGCTGGACAACGTGTTTAG